The sequence GTGGGCTTTCTGTGATATTGATCATAGGTTTCGCACCTTCTTCCACATTAAAATCGCCTAACAAAATGGTATTTTTAAAGGATGATTTTTTTCTAATTTCATCAACAATTAACTGAGCTGAATTAGCTCTAGCCTCTTTCCCAACATGGTCAAAGTGGGTATTAAAAACAAACACCTCTGTATCGCTTTCTATAGATTTGAATTTACCCCATGTGCAAATTCTCGGTAGGGCAGCATCCCAAGACTTGCTTGGGTTATCTGGGGTTTCTGACAACCAAAAAGTGCCAGAATCCACGAGCTTCCATTTTTGAGGCAAATAAAAAATCGGTGAGAATTCGCCTTTTTCTTTGCCATCATCTCTTGCCACACCAATTGATTTGTAATCTTTCAATGTAGACAAGTCTTGCATCTGTTTCAGGAGTACTTCTTGCATCCCTACGAAATCTGCTTCTTCGTAGGAAAGGAAATCAACTACAGAAGATTTGCGAAGTTCCCATTGGTTATTTCCGTCTGATTCTGTAGCCATCCTTATATTGAAGCTAATGACTTTGATTGGTTGGGCCATTGATGCAACCATGAAGAGAGAAAAACACATTCCTATTATGAATCTCATTCTGCTGACCAGTTTACACTAACTGTTTGCACATCCCTTGAATTACTTCCAATCATGATTTCGAATTCTCCTGGTTCCCAGACATAGTCCAAGTCATAGTTGTAGAATTTCAAATCCTCGGTAGTGATTTCGAATTGGATTTTTTTCGTCTCTCCAGCATCAATTGCTACTTTTTGAAATCCTTTTAATTCCTTGACTGGCCTAGTTACGCTCCCCACCATATCTCGGATGTACAACTGTATTACTTCTTTACCGGCTATTTCACTTGTATTGGTGATGTCGATCGATATGGTCAGCTCTTGATCTCCTTTAAGAGAGGTCGTATTTGCGTCAATGCTTCCGTATTCGAAATGGGAGTAGCTTAATCCAAACCCAAAGGGATACAATGGGTCATTGGAGACGTCCAGGTAGTTGGATTTGAACTTTTGGAACCATTTTCCTTCGGGGAGTGGTCTTCCTGTATTCTTGTAATTGTAGAAAATTGGAATCTGACCAATATTTTGAGGGAATGTAGTACTTAATTTACCCGATGGATTTATCTCACCAAAAAGTACGTCAGCAATGGCATTTCCTGCTTCTGTTCCACCAAACCATGCATTCAAAATTGCTGGCACATTCTCAGACTCCCACTTCAAAGCCATTGGCCTACCTGCATATAGTACAAGTACAACAGGCTTACCTGTTTTCAATAACTCTTTCAACAGTCTTTGTTGAGTCTTAGGTATTTGGATGTCCGTTCTGCTAGAGCTTTCACCACTCATTTCCGATGCTTCTCCCAGCGCCGCTACGATCACATCGGACCTTCTTGCAATGGCTAAAGCCTCATTAAGCAACTCTGATTCTGATCGATTGTCCCGATAGGTAGGTTTTCCGAATATGCTAACTCTCTTCTCTAGCGGTTCGTCTGAATAGACATTTGCGCCCTTTGCATATAGAATATTGGCATCATCTCCAGCAACATTCTTTAGACCATCTACCAGAGAAACTGCTTGTTTGAAATCTGCTGCTACGCTCCAACTACCCACCATGTTTTCCCGATTGTTGGCTAGTGGCCCGATCACTCCAATAGTTCCCTTTTTCGCCAACGGCAATGTGTTTTTATCATTTTTTAAAAGCACAAATGATTGAGCTGCAGTTGATCTTGCTATGGCTCTATTTTCATCAGTGAAAATGTCTGTTTGCTTTCTCTCAGGATCACAGTACTTGTAGGGATCGTCAAACAACCCAAGCCTGAACTTTGCTTCCAAAATCCTGCGACATGCTTGATCAATGGCTTGTCGTGTAGTCATATTTTTTTCAAGTGACTCTGCCAGTTTAGAAGGCATGGCATCACTCACCATATCCATGTCTATACCTGCGTTGAGTGCTAAGGCCGCCACCTCCAATGTATCTCCCATTCCATGCTCAATCATCTCCGTAACACCCGTGTAATCAGACACGACGAATCCATTAAACGCCCATTGATCTCTTAGCACCTCCGTCATCAACCATCGATTACCAGTAGCAGGAATACCGTCCACTTCATTGAATGAAGCCATCAGGCTGCCAACTCCCGCATCAACTGCTGCCTTAAAAGGTGGAAAATAATCATTGTACATCCGCTGGCGACTCATGTCTACGGTTCCGTAATCTCTACCAGCTTCAGCCGCTCCATACAATGCGAAATGTTTCGCACAGGCCATCAATGTATTAGCTGCAGTCAGATCATCTCCTTGATATCCACGAACCATTGCTTTGGCGATTTCAGACCCAAGGAAAGCATCTTCTCCAGCCCCTTCAGCTATTCTACCCCACCGTGGGT is a genomic window of Marinobacter alexandrii containing:
- a CDS encoding endonuclease/exonuclease/phosphatase family protein yields the protein MRFIIGMCFSLFMVASMAQPIKVISFNIRMATESDGNNQWELRKSSVVDFLSYEEADFVGMQEVLLKQMQDLSTLKDYKSIGVARDDGKEKGEFSPIFYLPQKWKLVDSGTFWLSETPDNPSKSWDAALPRICTWGKFKSIESDTEVFVFNTHFDHVGKEARANSAQLIVDEIRKKSSFKNTILLGDFNVEEGAKPMINITESPLIDSHGEAEIKFGQTGTFNGFNYTKIPIRRIDYVFVTEDFKVEKYGVDSRIIDGRYLSDHFPVVVQLLMR
- the bglX gene encoding beta-glucosidase BglX produces the protein MKKNLTILSLCILILSCTDQKKSTSENSYDAEIDSLMSLMSLEEKLGQLNLPAAGDINTGLAQSTGIVAKIKEGKVGGLFNIKTAEKIRAIQKVAVEESRLKIPLLFGMDVIHGYKTVFPIPLALSCSWDMKLIEQSARVAAQEASADGISWTFSPMVDIARDPRWGRIAEGAGEDAFLGSEIAKAMVRGYQGDDLTAANTLMACAKHFALYGAAEAGRDYGTVDMSRQRMYNDYFPPFKAAVDAGVGSLMASFNEVDGIPATGNRWLMTEVLRDQWAFNGFVVSDYTGVTEMIEHGMGDTLEVAALALNAGIDMDMVSDAMPSKLAESLEKNMTTRQAIDQACRRILEAKFRLGLFDDPYKYCDPERKQTDIFTDENRAIARSTAAQSFVLLKNDKNTLPLAKKGTIGVIGPLANNRENMVGSWSVAADFKQAVSLVDGLKNVAGDDANILYAKGANVYSDEPLEKRVSIFGKPTYRDNRSESELLNEALAIARRSDVIVAALGEASEMSGESSSRTDIQIPKTQQRLLKELLKTGKPVVLVLYAGRPMALKWESENVPAILNAWFGGTEAGNAIADVLFGEINPSGKLSTTFPQNIGQIPIFYNYKNTGRPLPEGKWFQKFKSNYLDVSNDPLYPFGFGLSYSHFEYGSIDANTTSLKGDQELTISIDITNTSEIAGKEVIQLYIRDMVGSVTRPVKELKGFQKVAIDAGETKKIQFEITTEDLKFYNYDLDYVWEPGEFEIMIGSNSRDVQTVSVNWSAE